One Buteo buteo chromosome 5, bButBut1.hap1.1, whole genome shotgun sequence DNA window includes the following coding sequences:
- the LOC142031061 gene encoding putative methyltransferase DDB_G0268948, with protein MATQMFEGRGHAAVYQKYRFAPGKELQQTILTYLQEKRANLAELVVDVGCGSGQGTRFLAEHFKKVVGTDISEAQIQEAREAPSLPNVSYLVCPAEELPFEDASVDILTSFTAAHWFDIEKFMREANRVVKPGGCMVISTYTVDMSLRYGNCSEKLTKIFRESWDLLLKYSHSRIKLVLEDYKDIFEALPFPDKKRITDIFDKIPMTVAGVVGYLESVSPYQAFMKNDPKAAKSLLQETEKRMLETMGVSSCETPVEFWVRHVCVLGCKGQ; from the exons ATGGCCACCCAGATGTTTGAGGGGAGAGGGCATGCAGCTGTCTACCAGAAATACAGGTTTGCACCAGgcaaagagctgcagcaaaCCATCCTCACCTACCTGCAGGAAAAG AGGGCAAACCTGGCTGAGCTGGTGGTGGATGTCGGCTGTGGGTCTGGACAAGGCACCCGCTTCCTTGCAGAGCACTTCAAGAAGGTGGTGGGAACAGACATCAGTGAAGCACAGATCCAGGAGGCCAGGGaggccccctccctgcccaatGTCTCCTACCT TGTATgccctgcagaggagctgccaTTTGAGGATGCCTCAGTGGACATTCTTACTTCATTTACAGCCGCACACTGGTTTGATATCGAGAAGTTCATGAGAGAAGCAAACCGGGTGGTTAAGCCAGGTGGTTGCATGGTAATCAGCACCTACACCGTGGACATGAGTCTGCGTTATGGAAACTGTTCTGAAAAGCTGACCAAAATCTTCAGGGAG TCCTGGgacctgcttttaaaatactctcATAGTAGAATAAAACTAGTCTTGGAAGACTACAAAGACATCTTTGAGGCCTTGCCGTTTCCAGACAAGAAGAG AATCACTGATATCTTTGACAAAATTCCCATGACAGTTGCTGGTGTGGTTGGTTACTTGGAGTCTGTCTCTCCGTATCAAGCCTTTATGAAGAATGACCCCAAAGCTGCAAAATCCCTCCTCCAGGAGACTGAAAAGAG GATGCTGGAGACAATGGGAGTTTCTTCTTGTGAAACCCCAGTGGAGTTCTGGGTGAGGCACGTATGTGTGCTGGGGTGCAAGGGACAGTGA